The window CATCTAATCCAAGGTCATCACACCAAACAACTGCACCACCTTCAGCAGTTGTAAGATTCTTTACTGCATGAAAGGAGAAGCAAGTAAAATCTCCAACTTGCCCGCAACTTAATCCATTTCTCTCAGCTCCAAAAGCATGAGCAGCATCTGTCATAACAATTACTCGATTAAATAACTTTTGAAGTTCATTGTTAGGCTTAAATAGTTCCTTTTTACTATTTACTATTTTGTATATGGTATCGTAATCACACATCTTCCCTGCAATATCAACAGGTATGATAGCTTTTGTCTTTTCAGTTATAGCATCAACAAGTTTAGAATAGTCCATCTCAAACGAATTTGGGGCAGTATCAACCAGTACAATTTTCGCACCTACGTGGTCTATAACTGAAGCAGATGCTGTATAAGTATAGGCTGAAGTAATGACCTCATCGCCAGGTCCTATCCCTAAAATTCGCAAAGTAAGCTCCATAGCTGCTGTCGCAGAGTTGAGGCAAACAGCTTTATTTGCACCAATATATTCAGCTATTCTTTTTTCAAACTCTTTTGTCCTCGGTCCAGTTGTAATCCAACCAGACTTCATTGCTTTTATAACTTCTTCAATCTCTGCATCTGTAATATCGGGTGGAGAGAATGGTATATTTCTTAATTGGGTATCAATCATTTTAATTCCTCACTTTATTCAAGTTTAGGTATTTCACATATATAAATACATTTTTAGTCGCTTAGTACTTAATTGGAATCTTAAATACCCTATCCAACTAACT of the Bacillus sp. 1NLA3E genome contains:
- a CDS encoding DegT/DnrJ/EryC1/StrS family aminotransferase produces the protein MIDTQLRNIPFSPPDITDAEIEEVIKAMKSGWITTGPRTKEFEKRIAEYIGANKAVCLNSATAAMELTLRILGIGPGDEVITSAYTYTASASVIDHVGAKIVLVDTAPNSFEMDYSKLVDAITEKTKAIIPVDIAGKMCDYDTIYKIVNSKKELFKPNNELQKLFNRVIVMTDAAHAFGAERNGLSCGQVGDFTCFSFHAVKNLTTAEGGAVVWCDDLGLDDEWLYKQYMLYSLHGQSKDALAKTQKGAWEYDIVYPAYKCNMTDIMAGFGLIQLNRYEGLLKRRQEIIEMYDKAFLPLGIQSLQHYGEDFASSGHLYLVRIPGIGEFERNEIIEKMAENGIACNVHYKPLPLFTAYKNLGFHIKDYPNAFDVYKNEITLPLNTLLIDEDVEYVIENLMKIMNEVLSD